In Halovulum dunhuangense, one genomic interval encodes:
- the gltB gene encoding glutamate synthase large subunit codes for MTNFDESWAARHEEARKTLAETGLYREDDEHSSCGVGLVVTLDGKPRRQVVEAGITALKAVWHRGAVDADGKTGDGAGILVQIPRAFFLDQVRRTGHEPGDELLAVGQVFLPRTDFAAQETCRTIVETEVLRMGYTIYGWRHVPVKVEVLGEKANATRPEIEQILIANSKGLSEEAFERELYVIRRRIEKAAAAAQVPQLYICSLSCRSIIYKGMMLAEQVAVFYPDLMDERFESAYAIYHQRYSTNTFPQWWLAQPFRMLAHNGEINTIRGNTNWMKSHEIRMASDAFGEYQEDIKPIIASGSSDSAALDAVFEVMVRAGRSAPMAKTMLIPEAWSKTATAMPDAWVDMYNYSNAVMEPWDGPAALAMTDGRWVCGGLDRNGLRPMRYVVTGDGLLIAGSEAGMVPVEESSVREKGALGPGQMIAVDMAEGKLYHDTEIKDRLAASQPFGEWIAKVVNLNQTLSTVAEKPLFTGNELRKRQIAAGYSIEELEQVLAPMAEDGKEMIASMGDDTPPAVLSRIYRPLSHYFRQNFSQVTNPPIDSLRESRVMSLKTRFGNLKNVLDESSSQTEILVLESPFIANQEFAELIRVFGDQVAVIDCTFPAGAGPDALREGLERIRAEAEDAVRSGAAHLVLTDEHQGPDKVAMPMILAASAVHSSLTRKGLRTFCSVNVRSAECIDPHYFAVLIGCGATTVNAYLAQDSIADRVARGLIDATLEEAMQRYREAIDAGLLKIMSKMGISVISSYRGGLNFEAVGLSRAMVAEYFPGMHSRISGVGLHGVQMKLEEVHARGWRGGNDVLPIGGFYKARRSGEKHAWEAQSMHMLQSACDRASYDLWKQYSAAMRASPPIHLRDLLDFKPGLKPIPVEEVESITAIRKRFVTPGMSLGALSPEAHKTLNVAMNRIGAKSDSGEGGEDPAHFHPEPNGDNPSAKIKQVASGRFGVTAEYLNQCEELEIKVAQGAKPGEGGQLPGIKVTELIARLRHSTPGVTLISPPPHHDIYSIEDLAQLIYDLKQINPRAKVCVKLVSQSGVGTIAAGVAKAKADVILISGHNGGTGASPATSIKYAGLPWEMGITEAHQVLALNNLRDRVTLRTDGGLRTGRDIVIAAMMGAEEYGIGTAALIAMGCIMVRQCQSNTCPVGVCTQKEELRAKFTGTADKVVNLITFYAQEVREVLASIGARSLDEVIGRADLLTQVSRGAAHLDDLDLNPLLISIDAEQEVVYDRNKPRQDVPDTLDAQIVEDAQPFFKDGEKMQLSYSVQNTHRTVGTRVSSHIVKRFGMRNALQPDHLTIKLSGSAGQSLGAFGAPGLKIEVHGDANDYVGKGLSGATVVVRPALASPLKAEDNTIIGNTVLYGATDGYLFANGRAGERFCVRNSGAQVVIEGCGSNGCEYMTGGVAVILGSIGDNFGAGMTGGMAFLYDPEGEAMPRLNDDTILAQPVRAAHWEGVLRGLIERHLAETGSQRATEILRHWDQALPAFVQICPKEMVNRLEHPLSDEARAIPAE; via the coding sequence ATGACCAATTTCGACGAAAGCTGGGCCGCCCGCCACGAGGAAGCGCGGAAGACGCTCGCGGAGACCGGGCTCTACCGCGAGGACGACGAACATTCGTCCTGCGGCGTGGGGCTCGTGGTGACGCTGGACGGCAAGCCGCGCCGCCAGGTGGTCGAGGCCGGGATCACCGCGCTGAAGGCGGTCTGGCACCGCGGCGCCGTGGATGCCGACGGCAAGACCGGCGACGGCGCCGGCATCCTGGTGCAGATCCCCCGCGCGTTCTTCCTGGACCAGGTCCGCCGCACCGGCCACGAGCCCGGCGACGAGCTGCTGGCCGTGGGCCAGGTGTTCCTGCCGCGCACCGATTTCGCCGCGCAGGAGACCTGCCGCACCATCGTGGAAACCGAAGTCCTGCGCATGGGCTACACCATCTACGGCTGGCGCCACGTCCCCGTGAAGGTCGAGGTGCTGGGCGAGAAGGCCAACGCCACCCGCCCCGAGATCGAGCAGATCCTGATCGCCAATTCCAAGGGCCTGTCGGAAGAGGCGTTCGAGCGCGAGCTTTACGTCATCCGCCGCCGCATCGAGAAGGCCGCCGCCGCGGCCCAGGTGCCCCAGCTTTACATCTGTTCGCTGTCCTGCCGTTCGATCATCTACAAGGGCATGATGCTGGCCGAGCAGGTCGCCGTGTTCTACCCCGACCTGATGGACGAGCGGTTCGAAAGCGCCTACGCCATCTATCACCAGCGCTATTCCACCAACACCTTTCCGCAGTGGTGGCTGGCCCAGCCGTTCCGCATGCTTGCCCATAACGGCGAGATCAACACCATCCGCGGCAACACCAACTGGATGAAGAGCCACGAGATCCGCATGGCCTCGGACGCGTTCGGCGAGTACCAGGAGGACATCAAGCCGATCATCGCGTCGGGTTCGTCGGATTCGGCCGCGCTGGACGCGGTGTTCGAGGTGATGGTCCGCGCCGGGCGTTCCGCGCCGATGGCCAAGACCATGCTGATCCCCGAGGCCTGGTCCAAGACCGCGACCGCCATGCCGGACGCCTGGGTGGACATGTACAACTATTCCAACGCCGTGATGGAGCCCTGGGACGGGCCCGCGGCGCTGGCCATGACCGACGGCCGCTGGGTCTGCGGCGGGCTGGACCGCAACGGCCTGCGCCCGATGCGCTATGTCGTCACCGGCGACGGGCTGCTGATCGCCGGTTCCGAGGCGGGGATGGTGCCGGTCGAGGAGTCGAGCGTCCGCGAGAAGGGCGCGCTTGGCCCGGGCCAGATGATCGCCGTCGACATGGCGGAGGGCAAACTCTACCACGACACCGAGATCAAGGACCGGCTGGCCGCCAGCCAGCCCTTCGGCGAGTGGATCGCCAAGGTCGTGAACCTGAACCAGACGCTGTCGACCGTGGCCGAGAAGCCGCTTTTCACCGGCAACGAGCTGCGCAAGCGCCAGATCGCCGCCGGCTACTCCATCGAGGAGCTGGAGCAGGTGCTGGCGCCGATGGCAGAGGACGGCAAGGAAATGATCGCCTCGATGGGCGACGACACGCCGCCGGCGGTGCTGTCGCGGATCTACCGCCCGCTGAGCCACTATTTCCGCCAGAACTTCAGCCAGGTGACCAACCCGCCGATCGACAGCCTGCGGGAAAGCCGGGTGATGAGCCTGAAGACCCGTTTCGGCAACCTCAAGAACGTGCTGGACGAAAGCTCCAGCCAGACCGAAATCCTGGTGCTGGAAAGCCCCTTCATCGCCAACCAGGAATTCGCGGAGCTGATCCGCGTGTTCGGCGACCAGGTGGCGGTGATCGACTGCACCTTCCCCGCCGGTGCCGGGCCCGACGCCCTGCGCGAGGGGCTGGAGCGGATCCGCGCCGAGGCCGAGGATGCCGTGCGGTCCGGGGCCGCCCACCTGGTGCTGACCGACGAGCACCAGGGCCCCGACAAGGTGGCGATGCCGATGATCCTTGCGGCCAGCGCGGTGCATTCGTCGCTGACGCGCAAGGGGCTGCGCACCTTCTGTTCGGTGAATGTCCGGTCCGCCGAGTGCATCGACCCGCATTACTTCGCGGTGCTGATCGGCTGCGGTGCGACCACCGTGAACGCCTATCTCGCGCAGGACAGCATCGCGGACCGCGTCGCCCGCGGGCTGATCGACGCCACCCTCGAGGAAGCGATGCAACGCTACCGCGAGGCGATCGACGCGGGGCTGCTGAAGATCATGTCCAAGATGGGCATTTCGGTGATCTCGTCCTATCGCGGCGGCCTCAACTTCGAGGCGGTGGGCCTGTCGCGCGCGATGGTGGCGGAATACTTCCCCGGCATGCACAGCCGCATTTCCGGCGTGGGCCTGCACGGCGTCCAGATGAAGCTGGAGGAAGTGCACGCCCGCGGCTGGCGCGGCGGCAACGACGTGCTGCCGATCGGCGGCTTCTACAAGGCGCGCCGCTCGGGCGAGAAGCACGCCTGGGAAGCGCAGTCCATGCACATGCTGCAATCGGCCTGCGACCGCGCGTCGTATGACCTGTGGAAGCAGTATTCCGCCGCGATGCGGGCGAGCCCGCCGATCCACCTGCGCGACCTCCTGGACTTCAAGCCGGGGCTGAAGCCGATCCCGGTCGAGGAAGTCGAGTCGATCACCGCGATCCGCAAGCGGTTCGTGACGCCCGGCATGTCCTTGGGCGCGCTGTCGCCCGAGGCGCACAAGACGCTGAACGTCGCGATGAACCGGATCGGCGCCAAGTCCGACTCGGGCGAGGGCGGCGAGGATCCGGCGCATTTCCACCCCGAACCCAACGGCGACAACCCGTCGGCCAAGATCAAGCAGGTCGCATCGGGCCGGTTCGGCGTGACCGCCGAATACCTCAACCAGTGCGAGGAGCTGGAAATCAAGGTGGCCCAGGGCGCCAAGCCCGGCGAGGGCGGCCAGCTTCCCGGCATCAAGGTGACGGAACTGATCGCGCGGCTGCGGCATTCGACGCCGGGCGTGACGCTGATCAGCCCGCCGCCGCACCACGACATCTATTCGATCGAGGACCTGGCGCAGCTGATCTACGACCTCAAGCAGATCAACCCGCGCGCCAAGGTCTGCGTCAAGCTGGTCAGCCAGTCCGGCGTCGGCACCATCGCCGCCGGCGTGGCCAAGGCCAAGGCCGACGTGATCCTGATCTCGGGCCACAATGGCGGCACCGGGGCCAGCCCGGCGACCTCGATCAAGTATGCCGGCCTGCCGTGGGAAATGGGCATCACCGAGGCGCACCAGGTGCTTGCGCTGAACAACCTGCGCGACCGGGTGACGCTGCGCACCGATGGCGGCCTGCGCACGGGCCGCGACATCGTGATCGCCGCCATGATGGGCGCCGAGGAATACGGCATCGGCACCGCGGCCCTGATCGCGATGGGCTGCATCATGGTCCGCCAGTGCCAGTCGAACACCTGCCCGGTGGGCGTCTGCACCCAGAAGGAAGAGCTGCGCGCCAAGTTCACCGGCACCGCGGACAAGGTGGTGAACCTGATCACCTTCTATGCGCAGGAGGTGCGCGAGGTGCTGGCCTCGATCGGGGCCCGCTCGCTGGACGAGGTGATCGGCCGCGCCGACCTGCTGACCCAGGTCAGCCGCGGGGCCGCGCATCTGGACGACCTGGACCTGAACCCGCTGCTCATCTCCATCGATGCGGAACAGGAAGTGGTCTATGACCGCAACAAGCCGCGCCAGGACGTGCCCGACACGCTGGACGCCCAGATCGTCGAGGACGCGCAGCCCTTCTTCAAGGATGGCGAGAAGATGCAGCTGTCCTACTCGGTGCAGAACACCCACCGCACCGTGGGCACGCGCGTGTCGAGCCACATCGTCAAGCGCTTCGGGATGCGCAACGCGCTTCAGCCCGATCACCTGACGATCAAGCTGTCGGGCTCGGCCGGCCAGTCGCTGGGCGCCTTTGGCGCGCCGGGTCTGAAGATCGAGGTCCATGGCGACGCCAACGACTATGTCGGCAAGGGCCTGTCGGGCGCGACCGTGGTGGTCCGTCCGGCCCTGGCAAGCCCGCTGAAGGCAGAGGACAACACCATCATCGGCAACACCGTCCTTTACGGTGCGACCGACGGCTACCTGTTCGCCAACGGCCGCGCGGGCGAACGCTTCTGCGTCCGCAACTCCGGCGCGCAGGTGGTGATCGAGGGCTGCGGCTCCAACGGGTGCGAGTACATGACCGGCGGTGTCGCGGTGATCCTGGGGTCGATCGGCGACAATTTCGGCGCCGGCATGACGGGGGGCATGGCCTTCCTCTACGATCCCGAGGGCGAGGCGATGCCGCGGCTGAACGACGACACGATCCTTGCCCAGCCGGTGCGCGCCGCCCATTGGGAAGGCGTGCTGCGCGGGCTGATCGAGCGGCACCTGGCCGAGACCGGAAGCCAGCGCGCGACCGAGATCCTGCGCCACTGGGACCAGGCGCTGCCCGCCTTCGTCCAGATCTGCCCGAAGGAGATGGTCAACCGGCTGGAGCATCCGCTGTCGGACGAGGCCAGGGCGATCCCCGCCGAATAA
- a CDS encoding class I SAM-dependent methyltransferase, whose amino-acid sequence MRDPYIFSRMHRIPGYLDPGDALILRALLGHQNASGYRGGAAEIGIYYGRSFFLIERQLRTDERALAIDLFDAGDQKSGRKRLESFTERARDMGCVLSEGQVIRADSRTLAPEDIIARIGRVRMFSIDGGHGLAHVRADADLAAATLSPEGVIVFDDFCNPEWPEVTAAILDFLRANWDRLRPFAVSQKKLYIAHTGIGAEYGAALDRAEGLRRLPRAPVNLFGHTALRVSHRLWQRIGYEILCRMGLGRMSAMLY is encoded by the coding sequence ATGCGCGACCCCTACATCTTCAGCCGGATGCACCGCATTCCCGGCTATCTCGATCCCGGCGACGCGCTGATCCTGCGCGCCCTTCTCGGCCATCAGAACGCCAGCGGCTACCGCGGCGGGGCGGCGGAAATCGGCATCTACTACGGCCGCTCCTTCTTCCTGATCGAGCGCCAGCTGCGCACCGACGAACGCGCGCTCGCCATCGACCTGTTCGATGCGGGCGACCAGAAGTCCGGGCGCAAGCGACTGGAATCCTTTACGGAAAGGGCGCGCGACATGGGCTGTGTGCTGTCCGAGGGCCAGGTGATCCGCGCCGACAGCCGGACGCTTGCGCCCGAGGACATCATCGCCCGGATCGGCCGCGTGCGGATGTTCTCGATCGACGGCGGGCACGGGCTTGCCCATGTCCGCGCCGACGCGGATCTTGCCGCCGCCACCCTGTCGCCCGAGGGGGTGATCGTCTTCGACGATTTCTGCAACCCCGAATGGCCCGAGGTGACGGCCGCCATCCTCGATTTCCTGCGCGCCAACTGGGACCGGCTGCGCCCCTTCGCCGTCAGCCAGAAGAAACTCTATATCGCACATACCGGCATCGGCGCCGAGTATGGCGCCGCGCTCGACCGTGCCGAAGGCCTGCGCCGGCTGCCCCGCGCGCCGGTGAACCTGTTCGGCCATACCGCGCTGCGCGTGAGCCACCGGCTCTGGCAGCGCATCGGCTACGAAATCCTCTGCCGCATGGGATTGGGACGGATGAGCGCGATGCTCTATTGA
- the mtgA gene encoding monofunctional biosynthetic peptidoglycan transglycosylase, which yields MRRLLRRSAKPVAIGLAAVVALVLILRFVPPVTNLYQLSESWRLGGIERDWVALRSLPSHVPLSAAAAEDANFCVHWGFDLDAIRTAVAGGARRGASTVSQQTAKNVFLWQDRSWVRKGLEVGFTVLIEALWSKRRIMEVYLNVAEFDEGVFGIEAAARHYYGVAAADLSRAQAARLMAVLPDPKRRSPAASGRSRQIAQGADTLAVDGRGFCLL from the coding sequence ATGCGCCGGCTGCTTCGACGGTCGGCGAAGCCGGTGGCGATCGGGCTTGCGGCCGTTGTGGCGCTTGTCCTGATCCTGCGTTTCGTGCCCCCGGTAACCAATCTCTACCAGCTTTCGGAAAGCTGGCGGCTGGGCGGGATCGAGCGGGACTGGGTCGCGCTGCGCAGCCTGCCGTCGCATGTGCCGCTCAGCGCGGCGGCGGCGGAGGATGCGAATTTCTGCGTGCACTGGGGCTTTGACCTGGACGCGATCCGCACCGCGGTGGCCGGCGGCGCGCGGCGGGGTGCCTCGACCGTCAGCCAGCAGACGGCGAAGAACGTGTTTCTCTGGCAGGACCGGTCCTGGGTCCGCAAGGGGCTGGAGGTGGGTTTCACCGTCCTGATCGAGGCGCTCTGGTCCAAGCGCCGGATCATGGAGGTCTATCTGAACGTGGCCGAATTCGACGAGGGCGTGTTCGGGATCGAGGCCGCCGCCCGGCATTACTACGGCGTTGCGGCCGCCGATCTGAGCCGGGCGCAGGCCGCGCGGCTGATGGCGGTGCTGCCCGACCCAAAGCGCCGCAGCCCCGCCGCCTCGGGCCGGTCGCGCCAGATCGCGCAGGGGGCCGACACGCTGGCGGTGGACGGGCGCGGCTTCTGCCTGCTCTGA